AATTACGAGGAAGCTGGCCATAACACGTTCATGTGTATTGAAACTGCATTATAATTCAGTTATGAATGATAGCGTAATTGAATTGAATCTCTGGCCGTACACTTACGGCGATGAATTGAATTCGATATTCAATTTGAAACGTTCTTTTTGCAGAAGGTGAGAATATTCTAAACGGGAAGATTGAAAAActacattttttttgtatttttattattacaccGTAGATAATAAAAAAAGCTCGATCCTTTTCCTCTCAGTCTGCAGTCCATCTTCTCACGATTCATAATTCCACTTCCTCGTGACTTCCAACGTACTGCATGTAAGCACATTTTAATTCATAAACGGGAAAGAAACCGAAAGTGGAACACAACTTCAATGCAATCTGCCACGATGTCGCCTTTGAACATGTGGAATTCCAACGAGGTAAGGACATAATTGTCTAACATGGTTCACAGGTTATTGTTAAAATATAATTACTTTGAGTTCAAGTTGAAACATATCAGCAAAACCCGAACTGTCATTCCCTCGAGAGCGTCGAGATGATCTCCACGTGTCAATGTTTGGCTGTCTGTTGATTGTGTTTGAATCGTCTCGAACGAAATTTTTTGGATCGGAAAATATAGTGGAAACTATGATCTAACGAATACTGTTTCTCGTCGAAACAGCGATTAGTTCGAAAGGCAATCGAATTCATTTGGTCGACTTGCTTCAGTTTAACCTCAACGATTAAAATGTGGAATGAATGGCAACCACAATTCAGTGGCATCCAAGTGTGCTCGAAAGCCAATTCTAACCCATTAAACGTGTGCTCTTACCGAAGATCGAATCGGCAACGATGCGAGTATATGAACCTTTGTATGAGTTTGTGAAATTTTAATATGAAAATAATTTACTCCTGGTTTTGTATCAAATTAGTATTCTGAAAATTTAGGGCACCAGTTTAGTTATCTACTCATCGTTTTCGTATTGAGAAACTCAGCTTCAACGACACTCGGCCGAAGACTGCTGTAGAAACAAATATTAGAGCGACGAGTACGGATGGGTCGAAGTCCCAAGCGTGACAACCTTCCGTTTTTGACGGCAAAATGATTTTCGCCACGGCCATAttaatgaaaatgattttgccGGTGGGCCACCGTAGCGGAGTCTTGTTGGCGTAACATACAGATCTGAAATTTACACTTCCGCATTATGCAATCGCTTTCTATTTCGAAATCAAATGAATTGCAAAACTACAACAATTGTAAGACAGCACGTGAATTTTGCAATATTGGGTGCAGGACCAGCCGCGGCGGAGCAAAATAAAAAGTGGCGGGAGGAGGGgctgaaagtaaaattttatCAGCCCGCCTCTCCATTCATCCGCTCTGTAGTTTCACTTTCAATAAGTTGATAGCTCCGCTTTGATGAAGCCATAAAAGATGATATGATTGTTCTCTTTGGAGGGATTGTTACTATTGAAACCTGTGCCGACCGTTATAAATGTAATTTGTAAGACCGGCAGAATAAAGTAACTCGTGCGACAACCCATAAAAAAAATGGGAGGCTgaagacccccccccccccagcttCCCCGTTTCCGCCGCCTATGAAGGCTAAGGTTAAATGTGGTGTCCGTACGATGACTTTGCCTGCGTTGTAGAACCACGTGACCACATTTTGTGTCACTTCTATTTGGTCGCTATCAATCTGAATTGCTGTTTTCTTCAGAAGTTCCTGTATTGTATTATATTTATCTTGTTGGGATTACTTATGGACCACTTAAGCCGGTAGATTTCGGAATTCCAACGCAAACTAGTGATGTTATTTGAGGAGAACAATGAGGCAATTTCTTTCTCTTGTCCTAATAAACGTATTAAAGATAATTTCTGAGAATATCACGTGGTCTTCAGGGGAGTTAAATTatgcataattattatcacCTTCTCAGCTATGAGCGAGTAGTTCATTTTATTGCTGTAGGTTCATAGGCGGCGAAGCAGGGTGGAGGGGGGCTGCTGTTTTGGAGGCTGTGTTCCCCCACCCTTTCCCAACCAAACATATAGAGGACAGTACATAAGATTGTTTTAGCAGAAATTCATTATGctcttttaaaaaatgaatcgattggtgaaataaCTTGTAACTTGTGGTGGGTTGGAAACCGTTTGGACATGCATATGTTCGAGAAACCAATGAGCTGCGGGACTTTACCACTAAACTAGACATGAACGGCTCTCCATTGACTCGACAGTGTTTGCATCTCTGGAAAGCTTACCACATGCTACGCTTATAAGGTATTTTTGAGCAGTTATGATCAGCGCAAAGTCCATTTTTGTAGTGTAAAATGCAGTATGTGCTTGTGAGAAAAAGCAAGACTGATCAAGCAGTAAAAGGAATATATCGTGTTTCATCCTTATCCAATGTTTCGAAAGGCACTGACTTTCTccatcagggtgttacaaactgTGGTTTTCGGAAACTGGAAACTAGAAATTGTGACGTACCAGTTCCGGAAAGCCACAGTTTGTAACACCCTTGTGgagaaaggcagtgcctttcgaaatattgggtaaggataaaataatttagtaaaatccaactagtgatcTATTATCAATtctgcgctctgattggttgagctactagtgggctatatgttatagtccaccagtagcgaaaagcacccgccatatttgtgatgtttttagtggcaaaaaaggattaaagtttCGCTTTAACCAGTGAATGATGTTTTGTCGCAATATATTTTGACAGgatagttggattttactaaaacaattaacctctcgccctcatggcctctgagtcaatagcccattcggccttcggcctcatgggctattgactcagagcccattcggactcgaggaataattgttaaatatattccTTACACTGTTTGATCAGATCCTTCACCAGGGTCTTTTGCTTCGTTTTTGTTACATTTGGTCCTTCTTACATGTTTAGTATGTACTTGGCTTCCTGTTCGGTGAGAACCCCCCACGTTTCAAAATACTCTCTCGCCCCTGAGGTGGCTAGTAACTCCCGAGTCTGTGACCAAATTGTTTGCACTGCTTTTATCAACAGAATCCTCTCGTCACAGCCCAAAAGATGTTTGCTGAAATTTATGGCAACAACTATCCGTTTAGCAAAACTGTTGAACAAGGCTTGAAGAGAGTATTGGGTGAGAGGTATAGTGGAAGTCCTCATGAATTCATGAACAATTTTATCCTACCAACTGCAACTCTGCTGAAGAAAGCTGAAGCTAAGGTTAGTACAGCTGTAGTTTTCTTTGACGGCACACAGTGGTTTCCCAGATCACTCTTGTTAATCTTTCCATCCTGTCTTTTCTTGCCCCATTAGCAGCAGGTGGCCGACTAAGCCATCCATTTTTGAAATCTGTGCTGCTAAATTCAGCGATTCAGACACTCGTTCCAAAGACCCCGGTGCCTTACCCAACTAATTGTCACACCCACTCATACCTGCAAATCCCGCATCCCGCTCCAGGCAGTTGTAATCAAACATGCTTAATCCAGGGATTACGGTTCTTCGTTTCATGAAAGTAATCCCATCAGCAGGTTTAATACAACTAAGTCTCTATCCATTCGTGTTTTTATCCAATACAATGTTAGCGTTACGGTTAGGTTATATGTGATATTTTTCACCATCTCCAGGGCTTTCCTTTGGTAAAGGATGACTTGGTGATTATCCACCTTGCTGCTCCGACAAACCACCTGGAAAACGGAGAAATGTTTTATCAGGTAAGTTTACACAATCTGTCATCCTTTGCCACTTTAATCTGGGTGGATTTTCTTTGACTTACAGTCTCCTTAGTGAGTACATGTCTTGTTCTTGGCTACAGAAGCTTGAGACAGAAAGTGTACCTAACAACATATCAAGTATTATTCGTAACTAAGATAAATCTTTGCTTTTAAAGCAAATGTTCTTTATAATTGCAAGTATATCAAGATAGCAAAACTAGCTGTCGCTTCCAAGCATGACCCGGGCTGGGAGAGGAAAAGGTGAATTCTTCATTTGACGGCACGATTTCTTTCGATTCTGTTTCCAAAAAAGTTTGCAATCCCTGTAGCAAAGCAGCGGTTTGTGCGTTTAAATCAAGCTTAGAATAGACTCTATACTTCCCTAAGCTATAGGTCTTTGCTCAAAAGGAGAGCATTTTTGCAGATTCAAATTGAGTGGGGCATTTTAGTCGAATTTGGAGGTGAAATGGGAAACTCCATCAACTTGCAATCTAAGTCATGATTTACTTTGTCAGACCATGACATTTTTATCCTAGGTTGGGCACACATCTCCCGGAGTGCTAGCAGTGAAGTTTACAAAATACGTGGGGAAAAACGTCATCCAGCAGCCAGGAAATATTGACGGTGAGAATTTACATGAGGCATTTACTCAACGTTACGTCGAAACGCTAAGAGGTGAAGCCCCAAATTTGGGCGACCAGTTGATGCGAATTCTTCTAACGTCGAAAGAAATTGCTTCTGGAGATTACGATGTTGAAAAGGTGGAAGTTAAGAAGACAATGCCACGTTCTCTGGACCATAGTTTTCCTTGTCATCCACCTGTAACAGAGACAGCGATGCCAAAATCGCCTGGAGCCGATGAACAGCCAGTCCTTGCTCGAAGCTGCTCTGAAGATCGAGGAACCTCTTGCATAGTGACTGGTCAGGATTGTCTTTTTCAAGAAAGTTTCTCGCTAAGAAATAAGGACCTGTCCTCTTCCCTCCTCGCTCAGCCTCCCAGTGGTGATCACATGGCATCAGCTATGGCCTTTCCATCGCAACACCAGGAGCAATTGGGTGAAAACATGAGTTATCCGGAATACCCACCCGTGCTACAAGCTGTAAAGTATGACACTGAGGAACCAGACATCGGAGCGCATATATCTCAAGATgggcaaagcaaagcaaagtaTCCGCCTATATTGCAAGCTGTCAGGAATGAAGTTACAGAGGGTCCAGACAGCAGGCAACCAAATGGAGAAGAATCATGTGAAGCTGGACAAGGGAAAGCAAAGTATCCTCCCATATTTGAAGCTGCCAGGAATGAAACGAAGGAACCAGACAGCAGCCAACCAAACGGAGAACAATCCTGTGAAGCTGGACAAAGGAAAGTAAGGTATCCGCCCATTTTGCAAGCTGTCAGGAATGAAACGGAGGAACCAGACAGCAGCCAAACAAACGGAGAACAATCACTTGAAGCCGGACAAGGTAAAGCAAAGTATCCTCTCATATTTGAAGCTGCCAGGAATGAAACGGAGGAACCAGACAGCAGCCAACCAAACGGAGAACAATCATTTGAAGCCGGACAAGGTAAAGCAAAGTATCCTCCCATATTTGAAGCTGCCAGAAATGAAACAGAGGAACCAGACACCGGTCAACCATGCGGAGAACATTCCCGCCTGCAATCCTCCTTTCGCTATAGCAATAATCCACCACACTCTCCTCTTTCTCCAGCAAGTGGGAATGTCCAAACCCCGACTCCTTCAACCACCACATCAGGAAGTGAACCGTATCCCCCACTAGTGCAGGCAGTAAATGATCAACAAGTCACCAGAGCCACCGGTCAACTGCCACCATTAACCACTACCCCGACGGGAGGTACAGGAACCTACAGGGAAGATGAAGATCTGGATTTGTTTTGAACCCATGTCACCCATTGGTTCAATCTTGGACctttcaaataaaaaattaagACTACTCTGGCCCTGATTTCAATGACACGAAAATACTGGCATCACCTTGCAGGTGGATTCATCATTGATTTTGGGGACAATATGAGCTAGCGAACCAAATTTCATGCTGGTTTATTGTGTAACACGAAAAATTGGTAGCAAACTAGTTGACCATGCGTCAAATATCCTCTGTAAAAATACAACGAAGTTACCGTTTTGAGCGTTAGGAACTCGTAAGAACAAATTAGTTATTTAAGAAATAACTTGACCTCTCGTCAACTTGTTAGATAGCCGACGGTTTTTAGTGTTGTGCTTTCCCGCCGACACTGctctacagtttctttagaaattaacaTTTTGTTCTCTCTAAGATTGTTGCTGATGACTTTATCCTTAATTGTAGTTTTGGGCGGAGCTGTCCGAAGAATGGTAAGCGTTTACAACCGGCAAAGGCCCATTCGGCAGTAGTCCTAAGGTAGTGTTTTTATCAGACCCGGAACACCGGGACATTTACTCGGCTATTTAAATTTTCGTCCCGGCTATTTTATCACGCtgtaattagaaatttattcCCCGtagttaaaattgaaaaacaaaactaccAGCAGTATTACAACGGTGAAGAAATCACACAACCTTATATGTCAAATTAATGCCATTTTTCATGTGATTTATAGATTTGTACTTACCGAGTGTGTTTACTtagcttgaaaataaaaagttgaTGCTGAACACAAGCTTGGCCTCCGCTGTAAGAATGAAAAgcctattttatttttatctttttaaggAGCAAATGCCTTTCTTAAAAGAGCTAAAACAGAAAGCCAAATTGGCCAGGGCTTGTCCAAAATGCACCCCCGGGGCCTCAAAATCTTAAAACAATTTGGAGGAGGTCCCCTATACCCACAAGGGGGCTGGCCCCATCTCACAGCTACCCCGACTTGGCACTGCGTGCCGAGATGGGGGCTCCGCCCCCCTTTTTGGTCCCTGTCATAACAACAATTGTCCTGGCTATCTAAGTAAACTCTCGCTTAGGCTCTATATTACGTCATTTGGTGTGTCGGGCGTTCCTAGTCAGTTTTTGTGGCTACTGTCTCGAAGATGCGAAGCCACTTAGTCATCAGATTATACGTCCGTCCATGCGCAGCATCACATCAAAGCTAACCCAGGCTTAGCATATATTGCTGATGGACTAGAAATGACTAAGTGAGCTCTCAGCGCTCGATTTTTTGGCCTTAATCGTCATAAAATTCATCAAAGTACTCCCAGTGTCTTCTTATGTCTCTTGATAACCCTGTGAACGAGTTTCCGGCAATTTCGATCAATTTGAGTTGACGTTCACACAGCATACGTGACTGAAATTCGTCCTTCAAAACTCGCTATACAACATCTAGTGAATCAGCAGAACGCTAAATTAAATTATAAGCTTGGGCTACCTCTGTTCATAGTTGGATCAAATTGATATTACAATTCAAATGTAGGACCATATATTTCTTTTCACCTTATAAAATAAAAGACCAGATTATGGCAGTATACAGACGCATTCGTTAAGCGCCTATTTTTCACTTGGAAGCTAGGATGCAcaaggtggcaaaaatgatgtCAAGTGTAGCAGAGCACAGGTATACCAGTCTTACGGTCTGTAATTTTGGAATTGACTGTAGCAGTAGGAGATGCAgttgttcaacttcaacttAGACCTAAACGGTACAACTGAAGAATGTGTTATGTCATGATTTacttgttgttcttgttgtacTTTTTTATCCAAAAGGTGAAATATCGTATGCACCGTAGGATAGTGTGCATAAGACAGCTAATTGCTGTACGCATTACTCGTATGTCCTCACAGACTTGGTCTATGGCctattatgggtaatgcttcaCATATCAATGATTTTAGTTATGTTACTCAGTAATATCATCTTGTTGTAGACAACTAGTCTTGTAGTCACTACCGGAGAGCGAAGAATAAATATTTACAGCATTCAGGTACTAAGAATAATTCCCCGAATTTTGCTAGCTTTTTGTCGACTCCAGTTTATAGTAATTGCGACCGAGTGTCACGAAAAGGAGCGAGGCAAATGTGAGAGTATTACCTCGTTGTTGAACCAAGCGCTTGGCCCCAGTAATCCTCAATGTGTCACGTCACGTTTTCGCAGTGAAGGATGTCAAACATGAGACTGATATCACAAGACCCCATTTCTTGGAAAAGATCACCGTTGTCTGATTGAGTGGATTCGTATGACTACTAAGAATCACGAGGAGATGATTCTCTTGTGTTGGGAAGGAATTTAAGCAACATTTCTACCCGCTGTTGCAGTTTTATCAGAGTTTACGAGCATGGCTGATAGCGTGAAGCTTGCCGTCGGTGTCTTCGTATTTTTCTTGCAGTTTCCGCCTGTAATACCGACAGAGGGTAGGTGAGAACTGTAATTTGCTACTTTCtgctttttgaaaatcgccattttgctTGTTGAAGTGGGCAAATGAGGAATTTACTCGAAGATTTTGGAATAATTATGATAACGattttttagttgtatcttTTGCCACGCGGAAGTTAGAAATTTGATACAATTACGAGAAATTTCAAGTAGCTCTTAAACATGAATTAAATTTGCAGTTATTCATTCACTTGAAGTTGTCTCTTGCAACTGAAGCTAAATAATAGAAAAGAAAGACTAAAAGGTTCAGTCGCTGAACAAAATGTGGTGTCGTGTCGGAAGGGAAGTGAAAAAAGGTTCATTTGTTATCAAACAGGATGATAAAGGAAAAATTGCCGCCGTTAAATGTATTAAGAAGGTGATGTTTGGAGAGTTAGCCCTTCTTCTTAGCGAAACTGGCCGTACCAACCGATAAAAGCCCAATTACTTGCCACCCACAATATTTTGATTCACCACGAGCGAGGCGGACATGTTAGTAGCGACATTTCAGATGTTTACGCACCAGTACCACTTCATTATGTTTACGCGTAATTTCGTTTctgaaagcaaaagaaataaCGATGGATGGCCTTTACTTTTCCTGCTAACGTTTCGATACTTGACATCGATTATTTTTATCCTGACTCCGTATTTTTTATGTTAAACATTTAAATATCCCGGACGAGATCGGCTTTGCCTGAGATGATGACGGCAATTAACAGTAAATGAAACGGCAAATAACTTTAAATATACCCTGATCATGGTTTTGTCTTCAAATGCAGGTTTGCATATGGAATATTTCAGTAGAAATAATGAACAATTTTGAGACAGAGTTGGCGTGACAGTCTGGCATACCGAACGAGGGGTGAACGCGAGATTGAATGACCCGAAACGGCGCGGGATTAAATAAACTAGACGATAAACGGAAGTGCTCTACTAAACTGTCAGTCATGATTAGATAAAGCCTTTCGTTTTATCTTGAACGTATTGAAACGTTTCGCCTCGATTAAGACTATGATGTCACACAACGCTTACGTGACAACGCGTGACACTCGTTGATTTTAGCCTTTCACGTAATTCCCAGTCCACCAAAGGAGAATTGTAATCCTCAGCTTATATTATACTGCATATCGTTTTCAGGAAGCTTCTGGCAAGTTACAGATTTTCACTATGATAAAACCTACCATGCATCCACTGATCCAAACAAGATATGCAACTCTCAAACCCCTCTCAGCCAGAAGCCTGCAAAATCGGGGAACTGGGGCGACTACTTGTGTGACTCACCTTGGAAACTCATTAACTCGTCGGTTTTTGCCATGAGAGACATTGAACCAAACCCAGACTTCATCATTTGGACCGGGTAAGATCTCAAATATTGCAAGGTGTGTATGCTGACAAGGGTTGAGTGGCGTTAACTGTTAACACCCTCTCCACCCTCCAAAATATCTGAGTCTGCATCAAGTTTCGTTATCCATGCGCGGTTTGTCATTTTTATCTCAATCTCGAACAAAAGTCCCGCCAAACGACCGCCAATGAGATGACCGGTGCGGTAAGCAGTGACAAGCTACTGACAAGCGAGCAATTTCTTCAGTTTAAGGAGGGTGTAACCGAAGTTATGCGTAGTCGTGTTCAAGCACAGTCTTTGTTGAAAATCCACGCTCTTACGGTACTAAATAGAGaccaggggggggcagaagactcctatagcgcctggcactttttttgtgtcagaatcatccaacaaaaagtgacgtcacgtccGGTTCGGCAGCGGGCTACTTCTCTTCCCGGTGCGAAAACCAAAATTTACGGCAACAGGTTCTTTTACTCGGCGagtaaaatgatgatattttgcaatcggctgcatattttatctctttttttcgttcatccggtaaaggagctttccctttttacctcaatggattattccactgtata
This genomic window from Acropora muricata isolate sample 2 chromosome 2, ASM3666990v1, whole genome shotgun sequence contains:
- the LOC136897743 gene encoding uncharacterized protein, which gives rise to MNDSVIELNLWPYTYGDELNSIFNLKRSFCRSLQSIFSRFIIPLPRDFQRTACKHILIHKRERNRKWNTTSMQSATMSPLNMWNSNENPLVTAQKMFAEIYGNNYPFSKTVEQGLKRVLGERYSGSPHEFMNNFILPTATLLKKAEAKGFPLVKDDLVIIHLAAPTNHLENGEMFYQVGHTSPGVLAVKFTKYVGKNVIQQPGNIDGENLHEAFTQRYVETLRGEAPNLGDQLMRILLTSKEIASGDYDVEKVEVKKTMPRSLDHSFPCHPPVTETAMPKSPGADEQPVLARSCSEDRGTSCIVTGQDCLFQESFSLRNKDLSSSLLAQPPSGDHMASAMAFPSQHQEQLGENMSYPEYPPVLQAVKYDTEEPDIGAHISQDGQSKAKYPPILQAVRNEVTEGPDSRQPNGEESCEAGQGKAKYPPIFEAARNETKEPDSSQPNGEQSCEAGQRKVRYPPILQAVRNETEEPDSSQTNGEQSLEAGQGKAKYPLIFEAARNETEEPDSSQPNGEQSFEAGQGKAKYPPIFEAARNETEEPDTGQPCGEHSRLQSSFRYSNNPPHSPLSPASGNVQTPTPSTTTSGSEPYPPLVQAVNDQQVTRATGQLPPLTTTPTGGTGTYREDEDLDLF